Proteins co-encoded in one Candidatus Zixiibacteriota bacterium genomic window:
- a CDS encoding YiiX/YebB-like N1pC/P60 family cysteine hydrolase, translating into MRISRTRRWAAAIISIAAIYLLLMIPSPSLRPAAGGEASPFVWDRDSYWSSLETGFVQARAMGCGVLDATVAGELSTLSLLATRLETDSMDSGHPALDTLQTVLFESAPLLAACPSRFSEYVSTFGRIRRALKVQSRHWDISSSSTRARLYRLLYGGRTAIEEIMIQAPEFAVRDVVIETEEPSVTPSATIQGVTIHSGDILVSRGGAPTSALIARGNDYPGNFSHIALVHVDDVTGHVSIIESHIEKGVAVATVDEYLRDKKLRVMVLRLRADLSQMQSDPMLPHRAATFALYRATSERIPYDFAMNVTEPSKLFCSEVAYDAYRSCGISLWSALSHISQIGARTWLAAFGVENFTTQEPSDLEYDPQIRVVAEWRDYETLYQDRLDNAVVDVMLEAADSGAVLAYESSKLPLARLAKAYSWLLNRFGAVGPIPEGMSATSALQNEWFSKRHHATRDHLSMMAGQFRQDRGYAPPYWELVRMARDAYWAANE; encoded by the coding sequence ATGCGCATCTCTCGAACCAGGCGCTGGGCGGCCGCAATCATCTCGATCGCGGCGATCTATCTCCTGCTCATGATACCGTCTCCGTCGCTGCGGCCCGCGGCGGGGGGAGAGGCGTCACCCTTTGTCTGGGACCGCGACTCATATTGGAGCTCGCTCGAGACGGGCTTCGTGCAGGCGCGGGCAATGGGTTGTGGTGTGCTCGACGCGACTGTCGCCGGCGAGCTCTCTACGCTGTCATTGCTGGCAACAAGGCTTGAGACCGACTCGATGGATTCCGGGCATCCCGCTCTGGACACGCTGCAGACCGTCCTGTTTGAATCGGCGCCGCTGCTGGCGGCGTGTCCGTCGCGCTTCTCCGAGTACGTAAGCACATTCGGCCGAATCCGTCGCGCTCTCAAAGTCCAGTCCAGGCACTGGGACATATCGTCAAGCTCCACCCGTGCCCGGCTGTATCGTCTGCTGTACGGCGGGCGGACGGCGATCGAAGAGATCATGATTCAGGCGCCCGAATTCGCCGTACGCGACGTCGTCATCGAGACCGAAGAACCGTCCGTGACACCGTCGGCGACCATACAGGGCGTCACCATACACAGCGGTGACATTCTCGTCTCGCGCGGGGGCGCGCCGACGTCAGCGCTGATAGCCCGCGGTAACGACTATCCGGGCAACTTCTCGCACATCGCTCTGGTGCACGTCGATGACGTAACCGGGCACGTGTCGATCATCGAGTCGCACATCGAGAAGGGAGTCGCGGTTGCGACTGTCGATGAGTATCTTCGCGACAAGAAGCTGCGAGTGATGGTCCTGCGGTTACGCGCCGACTTGTCGCAGATGCAGTCCGACCCGATGCTGCCGCACCGCGCGGCCACGTTCGCGCTGTATCGCGCGACCAGCGAACGAATACCGTATGACTTCGCGATGAACGTCACGGAACCATCGAAATTGTTCTGTTCCGAGGTGGCGTACGACGCATACCGCAGCTGCGGGATCTCGCTCTGGTCGGCGCTGTCTCACATTTCTCAGATCGGCGCCCGCACGTGGCTGGCGGCGTTCGGAGTGGAAAACTTCACGACCCAGGAACCATCGGACCTCGAGTACGATCCCCAGATACGAGTGGTCGCCGAATGGCGCGACTATGAGACGCTGTATCAGGACCGACTCGACAACGCGGTCGTGGACGTCATGCTTGAGGCTGCGGATTCCGGAGCGGTGCTTGCGTACGAGTCATCCAAATTGCCGCTGGCTCGGCTGGCCAAAGCTTACAGCTGGCTGCTCAACCGGTTTGGCGCCGTGGGTCCGATACCGGAAGGCATGAGTGCGACCTCCGCGCTGCAAAACGAGTGGTTCTCCAAACGCCACCATGCAACGCGAGATCACCTTAGTATGATGGCCGGTCAATTCCGGCAGGATCGTGGCTATGCGCCGCCGTACTGGGAGCTGGTCCGCATGGCCAGAGATGCTTATTGGGCCGCCAATGAATAA
- a CDS encoding DUF1028 domain-containing protein — translation MKSISSLSRSAILVGIALATFVAGVLADAHTERHDVCTFSIVARDSVTGECGVAVASRFFAVGSVVPWARAGVGAVATQAYANTTFGPNGLELLGEGKSAQEVVDALIAGDDKPDRRQLGIVDATGRSASHTGLGCLAWAGSRSGPNYAIQGNILAGEQVVDAMERAFLSTDGTLADRLYATLVAGEKAGGDSRGKQSAAMLVVREGAGYGGYTDRAIDIRVDDHAEPFVELGRLLQLAQVNYAWNDAWTLFTRERFAEALPFMERAAALAPDYGEVLYDLAVIRLANDDRTGALEAIGRAFTLNPKLVDAAMKDDDLSGLHADDTFLSLVGQLTGDQ, via the coding sequence ATGAAATCGATTAGCAGCTTGTCGCGGTCTGCGATACTTGTTGGGATCGCGCTTGCAACCTTTGTTGCCGGCGTATTGGCGGACGCCCACACAGAGCGCCATGACGTCTGTACGTTCTCGATCGTTGCCCGAGATTCGGTCACGGGCGAGTGCGGTGTGGCGGTCGCGTCGCGCTTCTTTGCGGTCGGGTCGGTGGTGCCGTGGGCACGAGCGGGTGTCGGCGCCGTGGCAACGCAGGCATACGCCAACACGACATTTGGGCCGAACGGCCTCGAGCTGTTGGGCGAGGGGAAGTCGGCGCAGGAGGTTGTCGATGCGTTGATTGCCGGCGATGATAAGCCTGATCGCCGGCAACTCGGGATTGTCGATGCAACCGGCCGTTCGGCTTCTCATACCGGTTTGGGGTGCCTGGCGTGGGCCGGGTCGCGCAGCGGTCCCAACTACGCCATTCAGGGGAACATTCTTGCCGGCGAGCAGGTCGTTGACGCTATGGAGCGGGCGTTTTTGTCTACTGACGGTACTCTCGCGGATCGGCTGTACGCAACGCTGGTGGCGGGTGAAAAGGCCGGTGGCGACTCGCGCGGCAAGCAATCGGCGGCAATGCTGGTGGTGCGCGAGGGGGCGGGTTACGGCGGGTACACGGATCGTGCAATAGATATCAGGGTGGATGACCACGCCGAACCATTCGTGGAGCTTGGTCGTTTGCTGCAACTGGCGCAGGTCAACTACGCATGGAACGACGCCTGGACACTGTTCACGCGGGAGCGATTCGCGGAGGCGCTTCCATTCATGGAACGGGCCGCGGCGCTGGCTCCCGACTACGGTGAGGTCTTGTATGATCTCGCGGTTATTCGGCTGGCCAACGACGATCGAACGGGTGCGCTTGAGGCAATCGGTCGCGCGTTCACGCTCAACCCAAAGCTGGTTGATGCGGCGATGAAGGATGACGACCTGAGCGGGTTGCATGCGGATGACACCTTTCTGAGTCTGGTTGGCCAACTGACGGGTGACCAGTGA
- a CDS encoding GNAT family N-acetyltransferase, translated as MSEYAIMERFRDDDRLREAYFRFLPRVFSNVNFREWYDRGCWPDGYNPISIVVDNEIVSNVSLAHMNLLVDGERRTALQLGAVGTLPEWRKRGLSRLLMDYAIDRYADTVDLMFLFANDGVVDFYPHFGFSPHREVVFVRDTAIPRSDFRARRLDIQVPSDWQFLVNRIASRSVLTKLFGAVSYDCVTTWHLINLHPNHVYHLEDPDLIAIVSERDGIVRIWDLIFGSPFDPEVLLPRILPPGRIGEVHYYFSPDLVTFRYDRVQAVPDSHLFVRGEFPVAGRHFKFPATAET; from the coding sequence ATGTCTGAATATGCCATAATGGAACGCTTCCGCGATGATGATCGGTTGCGCGAGGCCTACTTCCGGTTTCTCCCGCGGGTGTTCTCCAACGTCAACTTCCGTGAATGGTACGACCGTGGCTGCTGGCCCGATGGGTACAACCCGATCTCGATCGTCGTCGACAATGAGATCGTCTCCAACGTCTCGCTCGCTCACATGAACCTGCTCGTCGACGGTGAGCGGCGCACAGCCTTGCAACTCGGAGCCGTTGGCACCCTGCCCGAGTGGCGGAAACGCGGACTCTCACGACTGCTGATGGACTACGCCATCGATCGCTATGCCGACACCGTCGACCTCATGTTCCTGTTTGCCAACGACGGTGTCGTCGATTTCTATCCGCACTTTGGTTTCAGCCCCCACCGGGAGGTGGTGTTCGTGCGAGATACGGCAATTCCCCGCTCCGACTTCAGGGCTCGGCGCCTCGATATCCAGGTGCCGTCGGACTGGCAGTTTCTCGTGAATCGGATTGCGAGTCGCTCGGTGCTCACGAAGCTTTTCGGTGCCGTGTCTTACGATTGCGTCACCACCTGGCATCTGATTAACTTGCATCCGAACCACGTGTACCATCTCGAAGATCCTGACCTCATTGCGATAGTCTCGGAGCGCGACGGCATCGTGCGTATCTGGGACCTCATCTTCGGGTCACCGTTCGACCCCGAAGTGTTGCTTCCACGCATACTGCCACCCGGCCGGATAGGCGAAGTTCATTACTACTTCTCGCCGGACCTTGTCACATTCCGTTACGATCGCGTGCAAGCAGTCCCTGACTCGCACCTCTTCGTGCGCGGTGAGTTCCCTGTTGCCGGACGTCACTTCAAGTTCCCGGCAACGGCCGAAACATAG
- a CDS encoding T9SS type A sorting domain-containing protein codes for MSGKRWILASALVLLAVIPASAQYNVRIGQSDPVCPSTNVTVGITIEPAVPNPEPIGGFDLHFSYNPMALSMVSITAGEFYAECGWEYFTYSIGSTYPGCCANCPSVKVVHLIGLADINNGAVHPTCFAPTDETELVRLRFFVGGSPQYANTVQPVNFYWLPGENCGLVAFSSQSGDDLFIAQNVYDYTGQPFPAGYNCSGPDEDCPGEGIIPYINYYDGAVEITEQDVPYRGDVNLDGVSYEIGDAVLFTNYFLYGLGVFTVNPSIQVAATEVNCDGISLTVGDLVYLIRIIVGDVEPYCTCDDKSGAVASLEGASAQESIYDTLAFFGATGYQGQQHIPFDIYVANSVPIAGLQLRMEFDPACVTPDFDPIIGDGQSVEYALVGRAADYLQDNGNIIVKSVEPGVLLVYMYPTFGQALPVIASGSGVVLKVYFNANPPITPREGPVTFVTEGYDYNLFADLYGQAILPTLVGDLFQFVAPPSCPVLFSFDGSGYTMENPLLTACEESGYRDVVTDYYQTSHAVPDASGTVRFQLRELEDEVTLLDEIELITVDHSVSTQVMCDTDGRIRTYDRMVEPLSAVDHNGVDRLAEVGGSDGTLFAADGPGYLIVEFPVDGRAEIGVLASSAPKRPCLRDPGDPLDKSGPGTGETGYSGASSTVEVLSAGDAWRTVASNPTRSHAVDQAVWISTTDLSDTRTVTVRIAWSESYATDAVVALVPSVETPAISAWSPTEVRLTAAGKAGADPAHAGESTVTLMKGDVYEVTFDVGSAPSGLAREYIVKATGRYHPAAATELGGLADSYQLFENYPNPFNPTTTITYYLPQATHTRVQVFNTLGQRVTTLVDQVQGSGSHAVVWDGTDQAGRIVASGTYYYRLETSDFRQTKKMVFVK; via the coding sequence ATGAGCGGTAAGAGATGGATCCTCGCGTCCGCGCTGGTACTGCTGGCGGTGATCCCCGCGAGCGCGCAGTACAATGTCCGTATCGGCCAGTCCGATCCGGTGTGCCCGTCGACTAACGTCACCGTGGGCATAACGATCGAGCCTGCCGTCCCGAATCCGGAGCCGATCGGAGGCTTCGACCTTCACTTCAGTTACAACCCAATGGCTTTGTCGATGGTGTCCATCACGGCCGGAGAGTTCTACGCTGAGTGCGGCTGGGAGTATTTCACCTATTCGATCGGCTCGACTTATCCCGGTTGTTGTGCGAACTGCCCGTCGGTTAAAGTGGTTCACCTGATCGGTCTGGCAGACATCAACAACGGGGCGGTGCACCCGACCTGTTTTGCACCTACCGATGAGACTGAGCTGGTGCGGCTTCGATTCTTCGTGGGCGGCAGTCCGCAGTACGCCAACACGGTACAGCCGGTCAACTTCTACTGGCTGCCGGGGGAGAACTGCGGACTGGTGGCGTTTTCGAGCCAGTCGGGCGATGACCTTTTCATTGCCCAGAACGTGTATGACTACACCGGGCAACCTTTTCCGGCCGGATACAACTGCAGCGGGCCGGACGAGGATTGTCCGGGTGAGGGCATCATTCCGTATATCAATTACTACGACGGCGCCGTCGAAATCACGGAGCAGGATGTTCCGTACCGCGGCGACGTAAACCTGGACGGGGTGTCGTACGAGATCGGCGATGCCGTTTTGTTCACCAACTACTTCCTCTACGGGCTCGGCGTCTTTACTGTCAACCCGTCGATCCAGGTTGCAGCCACTGAAGTCAATTGCGACGGGATCAGCCTGACGGTCGGCGATTTGGTATACCTGATTCGAATCATCGTGGGCGATGTCGAGCCTTACTGCACCTGTGACGACAAGAGCGGCGCAGTGGCATCGCTGGAGGGCGCATCGGCACAGGAGTCGATCTACGATACGCTGGCGTTTTTCGGAGCCACGGGATACCAGGGACAGCAGCACATACCGTTCGATATCTACGTGGCCAACAGCGTACCGATCGCGGGTCTGCAGCTCAGGATGGAGTTTGATCCGGCCTGTGTGACGCCCGATTTTGATCCGATCATCGGCGACGGCCAGTCGGTGGAGTACGCGCTTGTGGGCAGGGCCGCCGACTACCTGCAGGATAACGGCAACATCATTGTGAAGAGTGTCGAGCCGGGTGTCCTGCTTGTGTACATGTATCCGACGTTCGGTCAGGCGCTTCCCGTTATTGCATCCGGTTCGGGTGTGGTGCTCAAAGTGTATTTCAACGCCAATCCTCCAATCACGCCGAGGGAAGGTCCAGTGACCTTCGTGACCGAAGGTTACGACTACAATCTCTTTGCAGATCTGTACGGTCAGGCGATCCTGCCGACTTTGGTGGGTGATCTCTTTCAGTTCGTGGCGCCACCGTCGTGTCCGGTCCTGTTCAGTTTCGACGGCTCGGGGTACACGATGGAGAACCCGCTGCTGACGGCGTGCGAAGAATCGGGTTACCGCGATGTGGTCACCGATTACTACCAGACCTCCCATGCCGTGCCGGACGCGTCGGGCACGGTCCGGTTCCAGTTGCGGGAACTCGAGGACGAGGTGACGCTTCTGGACGAGATTGAACTGATCACGGTCGACCACTCGGTTTCGACGCAGGTGATGTGCGACACGGACGGTCGGATTCGCACGTATGACCGTATGGTGGAGCCGCTCAGCGCGGTGGACCACAACGGGGTCGACCGACTTGCTGAAGTCGGCGGCAGCGACGGCACGTTGTTCGCGGCCGATGGTCCGGGCTATTTGATTGTCGAATTCCCGGTCGACGGTCGGGCAGAGATAGGCGTGCTGGCTTCGTCGGCACCGAAACGCCCGTGCCTGCGCGACCCGGGCGATCCGCTGGACAAGTCCGGTCCCGGCACGGGCGAGACCGGCTATTCCGGTGCGTCGAGCACGGTTGAAGTTCTCAGTGCAGGCGATGCGTGGCGGACGGTTGCATCCAATCCGACCCGTTCGCACGCGGTTGACCAGGCGGTTTGGATCAGCACGACCGACCTGTCCGATACGCGGACGGTCACCGTGCGGATCGCGTGGTCCGAATCCTACGCAACCGATGCGGTCGTGGCGCTCGTACCGTCGGTAGAGACGCCGGCGATTTCCGCCTGGAGCCCGACTGAAGTCCGGTTGACGGCAGCTGGGAAGGCGGGAGCCGATCCCGCTCACGCGGGCGAGTCGACGGTGACCCTGATGAAGGGGGACGTATACGAGGTCACGTTTGATGTCGGAAGTGCGCCGTCGGGACTGGCACGCGAGTACATTGTCAAGGCAACGGGTCGATACCATCCAGCGGCCGCGACGGAGCTGGGTGGGCTCGCCGACAGCTACCAGTTGTTCGAGAACTACCCGAACCCGTTTAATCCGACGACGACGATCACCTACTACCTGCCGCAGGCCACGCACACGCGGGTACAGGTTTTCAATACGCTGGGCCAGCGGGTCACCACTCTTGTAGACCAGGTCCAGGGGTCGGGGTCGCACGCGGTTGTGTGGGACGGCACCGACCAGGCGGGCAGGATAGTCGCGAGCGGAACCTATTACTACCGTCTGGAGACGTCGGATTTCCGTCAGACCAAGAAGATGGTGTTCGTCAAGTAA
- a CDS encoding aminotransferase class I/II-fold pyridoxal phosphate-dependent enzyme — protein sequence MNTRLNDVVFSGIVSVRDRLLQLANPLRLESGEPDFDTPAHITEAMARALADHETHYAPSTGIKPLKEAVLRKVAGRNGISYVQNPNHVLIVNGGMHGLYCTFQTILNAGDEVIMPRPNWTATAWMVRLAGATTVFCDLLPEREYRWDAGQLESLITSRTRAVLINTPHNPTGGVMRREDLRDLLELAARHNLWVISDEAYEDIIYDQEHVSIAALAADYPEAVRAKIVSCYTFSKSYAMTGWRLGYLVCPNDAFVDQIKKMILYTINGVSTATQYAGVAALDGPQEAVAVMREEYRKRRDLLYQGVNASPLMSCDTPPAGAFYLYARITDEWRGSAWDLVNHLIERYAMGSVPGDVFYDSQKSIRFSYACSTAMIREAIERLTAPVAVG from the coding sequence GTGAACACCCGCCTCAACGATGTCGTTTTTTCGGGGATCGTGTCGGTTCGCGATCGCCTGTTGCAGCTTGCCAATCCGCTTCGGCTGGAATCCGGCGAGCCGGACTTCGACACGCCCGCGCACATCACGGAGGCCATGGCGCGCGCCCTGGCCGACCACGAGACGCACTACGCACCATCAACCGGTATCAAGCCGCTCAAGGAAGCGGTGCTTCGGAAAGTCGCCGGCAGGAACGGGATTTCGTACGTGCAGAACCCGAACCACGTGCTGATCGTCAACGGCGGCATGCACGGGTTGTACTGCACGTTTCAGACGATTCTGAATGCGGGGGACGAGGTCATCATGCCCCGTCCGAACTGGACGGCGACGGCGTGGATGGTACGGCTGGCCGGAGCCACGACCGTGTTTTGCGACTTATTGCCCGAGCGGGAATATCGGTGGGACGCGGGGCAGCTGGAGTCGCTGATAACGAGTCGCACCCGGGCGGTGCTGATCAATACGCCCCACAACCCGACCGGCGGCGTGATGCGGCGCGAGGACCTGCGCGATTTGCTCGAGCTCGCCGCCCGGCACAACCTGTGGGTGATATCCGACGAGGCGTATGAAGATATCATTTACGATCAGGAGCATGTCAGTATCGCCGCGTTGGCCGCCGATTATCCGGAGGCGGTGCGGGCCAAGATCGTGTCCTGTTATACATTTTCGAAAAGTTATGCGATGACCGGGTGGCGGCTGGGGTACCTGGTGTGTCCGAATGACGCCTTTGTGGATCAGATCAAGAAAATGATCCTGTACACGATCAACGGGGTGTCTACGGCAACGCAGTACGCCGGGGTAGCGGCGCTCGACGGGCCGCAGGAGGCGGTGGCCGTTATGCGCGAGGAGTACCGGAAGCGACGCGATCTTCTGTATCAGGGCGTCAACGCATCGCCCCTGATGTCCTGCGATACGCCGCCGGCAGGCGCGTTTTATCTCTACGCGCGGATCACCGACGAGTGGCGGGGGTCGGCCTGGGATCTGGTCAATCACCTGATCGAACGGTACGCGATGGGATCGGTTCCGGGGGACGTTTTCTACGATTCGCAGAAGTCGATCCGGTTTTCGTACGCCTGCTCGACGGCGATGATCCGAGAGGCTATCGAGCGGCTGACCGCGCCGGTCGCTGTCGGGTGA
- a CDS encoding aminotransferase class V-fold PLP-dependent enzyme encodes MDRLIYLDNAATSWPKPESVYTFMVDFCRRCGVNPGRSGFDKAIEAGNILEDTRKRLTALFGGDTAHPERMVFTYNATDALNLLIQGLLDTGDHVVTTNLEHNSVIRPINHLVRDRQVQATFVPFDGAGFIDPDDIKNAIKPNTRLVIVNHGSNVIGTVQPVKEIGRVCREAGVIFAIDASQTAGRYAIDMAACHVDALAFTGHKSMMGSTGIGGLCIRTDIEIRHTRSGGTGVRSAYPYHLDEYPYRLEYGTPNTMGIASLWAGQEWIDSQGGVEAIHEREMLLAKRLVDGLKRIDGVKSYCCDSLENHISTTTVNVDGLEAGDVGIMLDVDFDIATRTGLHCAPLVHEQIGTTEIHGGVRFSIGAFNTQEHIDAAISALAEIAERAKTMGRPAARRQSVGTRQNK; translated from the coding sequence ATGGACAGGTTGATCTATCTTGATAATGCTGCCACGAGCTGGCCCAAACCGGAATCCGTGTACACGTTTATGGTCGATTTTTGCCGACGGTGCGGGGTTAACCCCGGCCGGTCCGGTTTCGACAAGGCGATTGAGGCAGGCAATATTCTCGAGGACACGCGCAAGCGTCTGACCGCCCTGTTTGGCGGTGATACGGCTCATCCGGAGCGGATGGTTTTCACCTACAACGCCACCGATGCGCTGAATCTGCTGATCCAGGGTCTGCTGGATACCGGCGACCATGTGGTGACGACAAATCTCGAACACAATTCCGTTATCCGACCGATAAACCATCTGGTTCGCGACAGACAGGTGCAGGCGACGTTTGTGCCGTTCGACGGCGCCGGGTTTATCGATCCGGATGATATCAAAAACGCGATCAAGCCCAATACCAGGCTGGTCATAGTCAATCATGGGTCGAACGTGATCGGGACCGTGCAACCGGTGAAGGAGATCGGGCGAGTCTGCCGTGAGGCGGGAGTGATATTTGCGATTGACGCATCGCAGACCGCCGGGCGCTACGCGATCGATATGGCGGCGTGTCATGTCGACGCGCTGGCGTTTACGGGGCACAAGAGCATGATGGGGTCGACCGGAATCGGCGGGCTGTGCATCCGCACCGATATAGAGATCCGCCACACACGCAGCGGCGGGACGGGCGTGCGGTCGGCCTATCCGTATCATCTCGATGAGTATCCCTATCGTCTGGAGTACGGTACGCCCAATACGATGGGAATCGCGTCATTGTGGGCGGGGCAGGAGTGGATTGACAGTCAGGGCGGGGTGGAAGCGATACACGAGCGGGAGATGTTGCTGGCGAAGCGACTGGTCGACGGCCTGAAGCGGATCGACGGGGTGAAGTCGTATTGCTGTGACTCGCTGGAGAATCACATATCGACGACGACGGTTAATGTCGACGGACTCGAGGCGGGGGATGTGGGAATCATGCTCGATGTCGACTTCGACATCGCGACCCGGACGGGGCTTCACTGCGCGCCGCTGGTCCACGAGCAGATCGGCACAACGGAGATACACGGCGGGGTGCGTTTCTCAATAGGCGCGTTTAATACCCAGGAGCATATCGACGCGGCGATATCGGCATTGGCGGAGATTGCCGAGCGGGCGAAGACGATGGGTCGGCCGGCGGCGCGCAGACAGTCGGTCGGCACGAGGCAAAACAAATAA
- a CDS encoding class I SAM-dependent rRNA methyltransferase: MARLYLKPGVERRLKNVYLWVFNNQVAAVEDLTENGDIVEVFSSKNRPVGVGYYNRHSLISVRMLSFGPQEIPPDFFRDRITRALERRTTLLPGCSACRLVYSEADLLPGLIVDRYDRFLSVQALTMGMDRLTERILPDLIETLKPSGIVLRNDSPFRAREGLDQYVRVAYGEVPEIVEIVENDARFGVDLRRGQKTGFFFDQRTNRHICRSLSRGRRVLDCFSYSGGFSINAALGGAVSVLAVDESADALALVTDNAARNGLESIVDTRKADCFDLLRSLFTAGERFDLIVLDPPAFVKSKEKLAEAVRGYKEINLSAMKLLNPGGILITCSCSYQLSPVDFLNTITAAARDARRLCHVRSLSGQAEDHPVLLTMPETQYLKCAVLEFL, encoded by the coding sequence ATGGCCCGTCTATACTTAAAACCGGGAGTCGAACGACGCCTCAAAAACGTCTACCTCTGGGTGTTCAATAACCAGGTCGCCGCAGTCGAAGACTTGACTGAAAATGGCGATATTGTTGAGGTTTTCTCCAGTAAGAACCGCCCCGTCGGCGTAGGCTACTATAACCGACATTCGCTGATCTCCGTCCGGATGCTGTCCTTCGGCCCGCAAGAAATCCCGCCCGACTTCTTCCGCGACCGCATCACCCGCGCGCTTGAGCGAAGGACAACACTTCTACCGGGCTGCTCCGCCTGCCGCCTCGTCTACTCCGAAGCCGATCTGCTGCCCGGCCTCATTGTCGATCGCTACGACCGATTCCTCTCCGTCCAGGCGCTTACCATGGGAATGGATCGATTGACCGAACGTATTCTGCCGGATCTGATCGAGACGCTCAAACCGTCCGGGATCGTCCTCCGCAACGACTCCCCTTTCCGCGCCCGCGAAGGACTGGACCAGTACGTTCGAGTCGCGTACGGCGAAGTGCCCGAAATCGTGGAGATTGTTGAAAACGACGCGCGCTTTGGCGTTGACCTTCGTCGCGGTCAGAAAACGGGCTTTTTCTTCGACCAGCGGACCAACCGACACATCTGCCGCAGCCTGTCCCGCGGCCGACGCGTTCTTGACTGCTTCAGTTATAGCGGCGGGTTCTCCATTAACGCTGCGCTCGGCGGCGCCGTATCGGTGCTCGCGGTCGATGAGTCCGCCGATGCCCTCGCGCTCGTGACCGACAACGCCGCCCGTAACGGCCTGGAATCGATTGTCGACACCCGCAAAGCCGACTGCTTCGATTTACTGCGAAGCCTCTTCACGGCCGGCGAACGCTTCGACCTGATCGTCCTTGATCCGCCGGCTTTTGTGAAGTCTAAAGAAAAGCTCGCCGAAGCTGTTCGCGGCTACAAAGAAATCAACCTGTCCGCAATGAAACTGCTCAACCCGGGCGGCATCCTCATCACCTGCAGTTGCTCGTACCAGCTCTCACCGGTCGATTTTCTCAACACCATCACGGCTGCGGCCCGCGATGCCCGGCGGCTTTGCCACGTCCGGTCTCTCTCCGGACAGGCCGAGGATCACCCCGTCCTGCTTACCATGCCCGAGACCCAGTACCTCAAGTGCGCCGTTCTGGAATTCCTGTAG